The following are encoded in a window of Oscillospiraceae bacterium genomic DNA:
- a CDS encoding amidohydrolase family protein produces MIIDFHAHIWGGNGQKDKENLLIACKRYGIDKLCVSSVECVYPNEEEIRFLNEGVVRFMREQPELIYGFVYVNPSNPDALTVLRQGIEEYGMSGMKLWIATTCDDPKVFPLIEQCIAYNIPVMLHAWKKSVGQYAHESTGVHVAALAKQYPEAKLVMAHLGGNCYHGVRAIRDYPNVMTDFSGSIFRGDDLNYTVEQLGAERILFGSDMPGSYLVNLGQVEEAALTGEQKELIYYKNALRMLDRRQKGSC; encoded by the coding sequence AAGGACAAGGAAAACCTGCTCATTGCCTGCAAGCGGTACGGGATAGACAAGCTCTGCGTCTCCAGCGTGGAGTGCGTTTACCCGAACGAAGAGGAAATCCGCTTTCTCAATGAGGGCGTCGTTCGGTTCATGCGGGAACAACCGGAGTTGATTTACGGCTTTGTCTATGTCAACCCCTCCAACCCCGACGCGCTGACGGTGCTGCGGCAGGGGATCGAGGAGTACGGGATGTCGGGCATGAAGCTCTGGATCGCCACCACCTGCGACGACCCGAAGGTCTTCCCGCTGATTGAACAGTGTATCGCCTACAATATCCCGGTGATGCTGCACGCCTGGAAAAAATCCGTCGGTCAGTATGCCCATGAGTCTACCGGCGTACACGTCGCAGCCCTCGCCAAACAATACCCCGAGGCCAAACTGGTCATGGCTCATCTGGGAGGCAACTGCTATCACGGGGTACGGGCAATCAGGGACTACCCCAACGTCATGACCGACTTCTCCGGCTCCATTTTCCGGGGCGACGATTTGAATTATACCGTCGAGCAATTAGGCGCAGAGCGGATTCTCTTCGGCTCTGATATGCCGGGTTCCTATCTGGTCAATCTGGGTCAGGTGGAGGAAGCAGCGCTGACAGGTGAACAAAAAGAGCTGATTTATTATAAAAACGCACTGCGTATGCTGGATAGAAGACAGAAGGGTTCCTGTTGA
- a CDS encoding M14 family zinc carboxypeptidase, protein MSEVSGTSPESVDYSSETISTASGAIELGSSQTENYKPNNIVSSSSEVYVPSDVVVYPDNVTVIEYGKSGLERPLNVMVIQPVDAKKKVLVTFELHGFEGSYPHDGQALVDIGNALIEYFAENPEQLCNTALYIVPSANPDGLIDGSLDNGPGRCQVSLGVDINRDFDYRWEKETSTFNKTLSPFSCPESQALRDLVIEIKPDDVIDIHGWFATSYGNSSLCQYFNVLGIYRSNCLGTPGYFTSWARKYSKRVALIELSGPKTDPQKVIDAFVNLCAE, encoded by the coding sequence GTGTCTGAGGTTTCCGGTACAAGCCCGGAATCAGTAGATTATAGTTCGGAAACAATATCAACCGCCTCCGGCGCAATTGAATTGGGTTCTTCTCAAACGGAAAATTATAAACCAAATAATATAGTTTCTTCTTCATCAGAAGTATATGTTCCGTCAGATGTAGTCGTTTATCCGGACAATGTTACCGTTATTGAATATGGTAAAAGTGGATTAGAACGCCCGTTGAATGTAATGGTGATTCAACCGGTAGATGCAAAGAAAAAAGTTTTAGTCACCTTTGAACTGCATGGCTTTGAAGGTTCCTATCCCCATGATGGTCAGGCGTTGGTAGACATCGGCAACGCGTTGATTGAATATTTCGCCGAAAATCCTGAGCAACTCTGCAATACTGCGCTTTACATAGTTCCTTCAGCCAACCCCGATGGATTAATTGACGGCTCCCTGGACAATGGTCCGGGCAGATGCCAAGTTTCGTTGGGCGTCGATATCAACCGAGATTTTGATTACCGTTGGGAAAAAGAAACTTCAACCTTTAACAAAACTCTTTCTCCTTTTTCTTGCCCGGAATCCCAAGCCCTACGTGATTTAGTTATTGAAATTAAACCGGATGATGTCATTGATATCCATGGTTGGTTTGCAACCAGCTACGGAAATTCATCTCTTTGTCAATATTTTAATGTCTTGGGTATCTACCGAAGCAATTGCTTAGGAACACCCGGATATTTTACCAGTTGGGCCAGAAAATATTCAAAACGTGTCGCGCTAATAGAATTATCTGGCCCAAAAACTGATCCGCAAAAAGTAATTGATGCATTTGTGAATTTATGTGCTGAATGA